The following is a genomic window from Malus sylvestris chromosome 7, drMalSylv7.2, whole genome shotgun sequence.
GTTCAAACTAGACCTCAAATCTCTTCTTGTCAGAATTTGAATTCGCCTAGGTTAAAAATGGtcgtataaataaaataatataatttgtctaaaaattacaataaaaaattagCAACATTTTGAGGTTAGACAATTGTTTGACAATTGATACAGATGAATTTTAGCACTGCAGTATTGGAGGAAAAATCTGTTTAAAAGGCTAAAATTGATTTCAAGATCAAAATTCTGCATTTAGTATTTTTGGATTTGAGATGCTCTAATGTAAGCTTTTATTAGATGGAAAGATTTGAAAACAATGGATTTGCATTTTAATAACTATAAGGTCACCTTAATTAGTTAGTTGAAAGAAccacaaaaataataaatacaaTATATGTACCCAAATCGACTAGACACATTTTGATACAATGAATTATTCGAATCTAATGCATTGAACTAAGGCTCTTCTTCAAAGAGGTATGTAGTGCAGATTATGCAGAAAGCAAGCACAAACGGATCAATCGACAAACAATGGCCAAATGATGAATGGAACTGTGTTTTTGCACATTTCGTTCTTAAAGTCAACTCACATTGAACCCTTGCCCAGTAGTTTCAATTTGAATAGCTTACATAAgggttttttaaatttattaccAACATAATCAGTGGTGGatccaaaattttaatattggATGGTCCTGACCGTTAAGAGGAGACATCAGTTCGACAGGTGGTGGCCGTATGGTGGACCTGGTCATAGTCTGTGAAGACTGGAGAGGTGACTGGTATTGACTGGTGTTAGCCTTAGGTTGTGGTGTAGGAATTGGGGAATGGGGATAGGCAATTAGGGAGTTAGAATACTAATTGATAAAGTGGACTCTTGAACGTCGaacctttttgtttttctaatgAAAAATGATGAGGCTCTCAGCCTCTCACGCGACTTAGGAGTTATGAGGATGTTTCAAACCATGTCAAAGATCACTGTTCTATTGCAGTTACCGCTGCTCTACTCCACCACAGTTCCACCGCATGCCCAGATTTGGGTGGTCATCGGAAGTTCTCACAGCCACTTCTCCGAGTTTTCAGGTGGTCTCAGGACCACCCAAGTTCCTTAATAGATCCACCCAGGAACATAATGGTTTGGTAACATCCGAACCAACTTATATACGAACTAAAAAAACGTATTGTATCTCTTATTTTGGTGGATTAGTTGATTATATACTTTATTTAAAAACTATTGtatgaagaagttgaggtttcaccataatGGCCATAtggatattttattaaaaaattattgtataaagaaagttgaggttcaattataaaatcaattgacagcATACGGAGTaacccaacttacttataagcccatCCAATGTTCATTTTCCcattaatgtgagattcattctcaacacgccccctcatGTGTGGCGACTATTTAAGTCAAACACATAAACAACACAAACGGGTTGacgtggagcacgtgtggccATTAGACTTCACAAGCATGGGCGAAGCTACATGGGGACAAGGAGGAGGGCCACCCATTCGGTTGCCGAAAATTGCCATTGAGCTTTCTTTGATGCAGACTGGGCTAGGGACCCAAATCACAAAAGATCAACCACATGTTTTGTGATTTTTCTGGGTTCTAATCCTAAATCTTGGTCTTCTAAAAAGCAACAAACTGTTTCTAGGTCTTCTACAGAGGTTGAGCATAGAGCTTTTTCAACTACTGATGCAGAACTTGGTTGGATTAGGCAATTGTTATCCTTTCTGCAGGTTTATCTTTCTTATTAGCCTATCCTCACTTTCTATAATAACATATTTGTAATAGATGTTACTTGCAAACATGTTCTACATCAAAGGACTAAGCATATTAAGGTTGATATCCATTTTGTAAGGGAAATAGTTGCCAAGAAGTTGTTGCAAGTTCAATTTGTTCCTTCTAGTGAGCAGTTTGCTGATATTTTGACCTAAGGCTTGTCTGCTCCTTTATTACATACTAATTGCAGCAATCTCAGGCTTGGTTTCTCCTCTCTTGAGTTTAAGGGGGCATGTTAAGGATAATGATCCAATGTTTGTATAAGTTGTCACTTGTCAATAGATTAATGATTTTGTTGTAATAAAGACAATCTTGTAACAAATCATTGTTTTTGAAGATCATCAGTAATCAATCATATTGGCTTATTATAGACTCTGGTGCAACTAACCACATGACTGCTAATCCATGATTGCTAAACCAAATAAGTGGTTAACTACATGTAAATCAAACCTGTGGTTCTGTAATTGCAAGCATAAGCAAATATGTGGCTCGAAAAATAATGGAGTCATACATGCCATTGCCAGACGTATTTGATAAAAGACAATTATCCATCTGATTTACTAACTTGTGTTGGCTGGGGTACCAAATCATGTCTGCAAACTCATACTGCATGCCAAACACAAGTACTGCATCTCCTAAGTCATAATTGTTCTCGCTCAAATATATGATGGATTGCTTAAATATAGGTTTTAATTTTAGAGTAACCTACAAAAGAAAGCGACAAAGTAATCCGCATTTTCTAAATAATATATATCCATTAAATTTTTTAGTATGATcttcacaataaaaaaatttctcgtgCAAGCTGTTAAAAGCATTTGAAACTAAACAATGTTGCATCTGTGAAATTACTCCAATGACTCCAAGGGAGACTTTGGCTACACTAAGATCTTGATTACTATCATTGCGCCTCTTGACGTTGACATAACCATCTTCAGGACCTCATGGACTCATAATTGTTAGTCCTACCACGTAATCATGAATCGAGCTTCCCTTGCCCCATAATGTGCTACCATGCGTCTAAGTCCCCAGTAAGCCTCATATGGTTAAACCCTACCAGTATGCTGCATAAGGCAAAGCCAGCCTTCCCTTGGCAGCTTCACTACTGAGCTGCCTAAGAGTCACACCATTGTCCAATGTCATGGTCATTGCTTCGGCATCAATCTTCACCACACAATTGAGGCACTTGGTGCCTATGATTAACCCATCTTCCCCATTTGGACATACCAACTTTGGAATGTTATGGGAGAAACGAGTTGCAACCTTCATTTAGGTTTTGCTTTTTGTTGCATTGGCCATTATTGAAATCAATTCTTCTGCTGTCGAATGGTATGCCACATTGCCTGCTCGACACACCACTCGATCAAGGAAGACACCAAAGAAGTTTGTGATGGTGCAATTTGTGTTGCTTGATGATGAGCACTTATGGGGTCCTCTAGAGGAAGAGAAAAGCCTAGCGAGAATGAAAAGTGAAATAGATAATCTAATCGGAGAATGAGCCCTAACACACCCAATTTTGTGTGTACAAAAACATGATTCACGGTTCTTAATTCTCTTGGTTTTGAAGCATTTACCCTTAAGCCTTAGGTTTGTACATGTGATGTATGTATTGTGGCtcaacatgtatatatagttcATTTGTTATCTTTTTGTACTTTGTGCGTGTGTTTATATATGTACATTACTGAACTGCTCAATAATtgtctgatatatatatatatatatatatatatactatatatatatatagtgtatATATGTACATTACTGAACTGCCCAATAGTtgtctgatatatatatatatacacgtggttatcttttcctttctatGATTTAGTTCAAgtatgttgagaatgaatcccacattgatgagaTGAGGGACCTTGCATGTACTTATAAGTAGTTAGGCTATTTCCAATATTACCAATTGGTGTTATGGTGGaaactcaactttcttcatggtattatAACAGGTTGGCacacgtgtgaagcccaatggTCACATATGCTCTACATCACCCAATTCGTGATGTCCACGTGTTTGgtttgaaaattcgccacacgtgagggggcgtatgaagatgtgaaggtaaaatagtcccacattggtgaaaagAAGAACCTTGCAAATAAGAGGTTGAGCTACtccctatattgccaattagttttatggtggaatcttAACTTTCTTCATGATATCAGAGTGGGTTGGCCCACATGTAAAGCGTAACAGCCACACGTGCTCTATATCACCCAATTCGTGTTGTCCACATGTTTGACCTGAAAATTTGCCACAGGTGAGGGGCATGTGCTCCATATCACCCAATTCATGTTGTCCACATGTTTGGCCTGAAAATTTGCCACATGTGAGGGGGCATGTGAaaatgtgaaggtaaaagagtctCATATTGGTGAAAGGAGAAATTTTGCAAGAGGTTATAAGAGATTGGCCTATtcctcatattgtcaattggttttatggtggaacctcaatttttttaatGGTATCATAGCATGTTGTCCCACGTGTGAATCCCAAGGGCCACACTTGCACCACGTCACCCAATTCGTGTTGTCcatgtgttaggcttgaaaattcgtcacatgTGAGAAGGGCGTGTtaatgaatcccacattgatgCGAATAGGGACCGTGCATATGTTTATAAGTAGTTGAGCTATTtcctatattgccaattggttttatggtggaacctcaactttctttgtGGTATCAAAGTAAGTTGGCCCACGTCTGAAACCCAATAACCACACATGCTACGCGTTACCTAATTCGTGTTATACACatgtttggcttgaaaattcatCACATGTGAGGGGACGTGTGAAGATATGAAGGTAAAagagtcccacattggtgaaaagaaaaaccttacaagggcttataagaggttggacttctctccatattgtcaattaattttttggtgAACCTCAACTTTATTCAAAGTCGAGCTAAATCACATCGCTTAACTGGTTGATTTAACTGCATTTTCGGGGCAAAACCAAGCCACTTCTAACAGTATCCATGTATTTTTGTCAATATTATTGAATATCACTTTCCTAATTATTAGATAACTCTATTTAAGGGAAAACACTCCTACTTAAGGACTTGGATTCGGTTTAAATGAAATATTGGATTCTGGATTACCAAAAACAGAAAGAGAAATTGGATTATGTTTAAATGAACTATTAATGAAATGTTATTAATACAAAAGTCACAAATCTTTAGTTAAACAATTGCAATAAAGGTGGCGGGGAGGACTTTTTCTTATGTAAAAGACCGCCTTTGCAAGAAATTACAAGGGTGGCGGGGAGAACTGTTAAGTAGTGCAGGGAGGGAGGTGCTACTCAAAACCGTGGCACAATCGTTACCAATGTACACGATGCAATGCTTCCTATTACCAAAGACGTTTTGTGAAGAGCTTAATAGGATGATTGCCAAGTTTTGGTGGAGTGGAGAGCCAAGTAAAAAGAAGATACATTGGATAAATTGGAGAACTTTATGCAAGCCTAATACGGAAGGAGGTTTAGGCTTCCGAGACTTAACACTCGTTTAATCTTGCTTTACTATCCAAGCAAGCTTGGCGTTTCGTCCAGAATCCCAGTCACTTGTTTTTAGACTGTTGTAGAAGCATAGCTGCTTCTCGCGAGGTGCTCATGAAAGGATTAAGGTGGCAGGTGGGTAATGGGGGTACTATCAAAATATGGAAGGACAATTGGCTCCCAAGGGATAGCTTTTTTAAGGTGGTAAGTCCACCGTCAGTTCCGTGGAATTGCGAGGCTACGTTTATTAAGTTTTTCTTAACGATACTTCTACTTGGAATAAAGATCTGTTGGAGCAATTGTTCAGTCCTGAAGAGGTGGACGTGATATTGTCTATCCCGCGTAGTGTACGAGATACTCCGGATCGGGAAATTTGGCACTTTGAACGTAACGGTAAATTTTCTGTTCGAAGtcttaaatttcaggtagacgggccatgggtccactccaacaacaccgatactgtcatTTCTTGGCCATCTGCTCAATCcttcaggtgtgaggttttaatacaaaaggcctcgatgttagttagagtggggtaattctatataaatggCTTATTCTCAAGCCttctggccgatgtgggacaaaggAATTCTAACACTCCCCCGCACGTGAGACCCTATTTTATGGGTCACACATGGAGttccacacatcggcaaccacgtggagccaagcCAGGGCTCACCCGTTTGCGCTGGGCCAATTTTGTGTCCAGGACCATTTTGTGGATGGCTGCCGAATAATCTTCGAAGGCGATTCGAGTCTGACACTGGCAGCCATGAAGAATCACGGGGACGATACCTCTTTCCTTGGGTCCCTTATTAATGACATCAGAACTTTTATAAGAGACATCTCCCAGAAGAACTTCAATTTGATTCGTCGCCAAGCGAATAATGTAGCTCATAGACTTGCAAGGGCAGGCATTGGATGTCAGCAGGAGGTGATGTGGTTTGAGGAACCACCGAATTTCATAACCGATGTTCTCTTTGAGGATGCCTCtatgtaattttcttttcacATTTGTTCTAGAGGATGGTTAACTCTACGTTGATGTGCAGGACACTTTTTTTCGTTTGACCAGGTCGAAAATCCCAGCAAGGTTTTATAGAGACTCATGTAAGCACACTTTCCTCCGAGAATGTTCATTATATTTTCTGaattaatgaatatcgtacttcttctaaaaaaaaaaaaaaacaattgcaaTAAAGGTGGGATGGATcctcattttctcttttttatttctatttttatttatttttatttttaatttcttatacAGTGTCAATCATATGATCATTTTGCTTCATGGAGTGGAATTTTGGGCACAATTGGAACAGGCTATTGATGAGCAATTTTCTGGTAGTGCTTCTTGACTGTTTAGAGAACGGAGAAAATAACATCTAGGAAGACTGttgtatatatatgcatatgctTCCAAGCTTATTGCTACCTATATTCGTAAGTTGTTTAATTTATTCAGTTACTACAACAACCAACAGAAGGCAATTTTGCAAACAACTGGTACTGCAAGCAAAACCCTCCCaatcaaattacattattgACGACGTGACATTAACTAGTTAACTAGCTTGGTTCGTAGTCACATGGGTACAAATCCTAGCATCGTTAAAAACTTTGCCAGGCCTACAGAAATAGCCTTTGCTTGGGGCACAATGAATGTCTTTTGAGCAGATGCACAACCCTTCTAGTGCACACCCTTCCTTAACTATTGTCACCCCATCCTTAATTCCAAGAACTTGGTCTGTCCATTCACTAGAGAGGAGCCCCATTGGATCGTAAACATCTTTGACCCTCAAGAACTCTTGAGAACCCTTGTACTTGTTCATCACTCCATCAAACGCTATGTTCCGATTTTTTCCCCAATGAGGCAATGCTTTATACTTAACAAGAGCAAGTTGCTCTATTTCTTCAAGTATTCCTTCATAAAGTCTAGGTGTCATTGGGTCTTTACTACGATAATATGTGATATCAAAGTCGACTGCATCTTCTTGCTTGCCAAGGTAAGCGCTTGAGGTAGTAACATACCGCATTAGGATCCCGTTGTAGATTTCTACTCCACATAGCGCTTTTGGTTCAATCTCAACTAGCTTTTGCACATCTTGAATGAAGTTCTTAGCCAGAGACAAGTTAATGCTGAATGTTGTTTGATGAAAAAACTCACCCTTGATTTTGGGGTCCCATGGGCATGCTGTGATCCTTGAATCCTCAAGACTATCTAAGCAAGTCCCGGATGACTGAAGCCGATGCTGATATCCAATAACAGGATAGCCAGTAAAAAACAGACCTGTTTGaaattaatattatttagcAGTACCATTTTTTGCTTAGAAATGGAGTTCAGAATGATTAAGCAGGAAATACCAGAAATAATGCATACCATTGTTTGTCAAACCATAAGCACTTGTAATGAGAGTAGATGTAACCAACTTTGCACTAGTGCATTTCCCATCAGCATCACTCTGAAATTCTTGGTTCTCCTCTACCATAATAACACACAAAGACACAtggataaataaaaaaattgaattttttttataaaaataatggaCATATGCGAAATGTGCACTATATATAAAATAAGTAAGGGTGTCTACAACTTGATATATTATGCTTTCACACTTCGGATggataaattaaattatttgaGATCACTTATGAATGTGCAGTCTTAATTCAAGCTCTAACATAAGATGTCAAAGTATCAAATCTCAAAGTCTCTGACAAACTAATTCACAATTTTTTGTTATGTAGGAGTCtagtgaaaataaaaaatgattgtTGTAATATTATATGAGTAATGCAACATTACGTTTCAAGATTTCACATCACCCACACACATTTATATATGGTTCGTTTTGTAAAATGTTGTAATATATATAGTAAacaaacctttggctctgatatcTGCAAGAGCAAGTGAAGGTGTGGCTCGAAAAGGAATGAAGTCATATAGGCCATTGCCAGAGGTATTTGTGGAGACACGATCATCCATCCGATAGACAGCCTTGTGCTGGCTAGGGTACCATATGATGTCTGCAAACTCATGTTCCTTGCCAAACCTAACTACTTGGTCTCCCAAATCTGAGTCGCTCCTGCTCAAGTATGTGATCGCTCGCTTAAACATGGGTTGCAAATTTAGAGTAACCTACCAAAAAGAGAAGTCAAATTTGTAGTCTCTTCATGTTGCTTATGATTTATTGGGAGGTTTCGTACTAACCACCAGCATATATCACTtgagatttttttgttttgttaaattaCATATTGTGTCCCTTTAGTAGTTTGGGTACCAATGTGAAAATAACTCTGTAGCTTAGAGGTTGTCTGTATTTAACCCTTTCCGTTTGTATAAAGTCCAAATACACTCTAAAATGAAAAACTGTGTACTTTTGACATCTAGCTAGTAAGTTTTTGATATTCTGAGTACTCATTCTAAAAGGTTTAGTAGcatattatatgtgtttatttgcttaaatTTTCAAGATGTCAAATTCACACTTGTTTGATCCCTTAAATGCTGAAAACAGTTTAAGTGGAAAAGTGTGTTTTCCTAGGAGACTCCCTGGAAAAAGTCCATCCACGTAGGGCTTAAGTTTTCCTCCTAATTAAATGACAGAAAGAGACATTCCATCAAGACCTTATAGTT
Proteins encoded in this region:
- the LOC126629799 gene encoding probable L-gulonolactone oxidase 6, translated to MSLLFTKSVKLGLLLRLICLFISSFSVCISTPPEDHIKCSSSSNKNCTITNSYGIFPDRSMCRAGTVAYPSNEEELISIVANATKNKTKMKVATRYSHSIPKLVCSSEEDGLIISTKHLNRVVEIDAEAKTMTLESGVTLKQLISEAAKAGLALPYTPYWWGLTIGGLLGTGAHGSTLWSKGSSVHDYMVGLTIVSPGGPKDGYVMVRRLNDGDKDLNAAKVSLGVLGVISQVTLNLQPMFKRAITYLSRSDSDLGDQVVRFGKEHEFADIIWYPSQHKAVYRMDDRVSTNTSGNGLYDFIPFRATPSLALADIRAKEENQEFQSDADGKCTSAKLVTSTLITSAYGLTNNGLFFTGYPVIGYQHRLQSSGTCLDSLEDSRITACPWDPKIKGEFFHQTTFSINLSLAKNFIQDVQKLVEIEPKALCGVEIYNGILMRYVTTSSAYLGKQEDAVDFDITYYRSKDPMTPRLYEGILEEIEQLALVKYKALPHWGKNRNIAFDGVMNKYKGSQEFLRVKDVYDPMGLLSSEWTDQVLGIKDGVTIVKEGCALEGLCICSKDIHCAPSKGYFCRPGKVFNDARICTHVTTNQAS